The Odontesthes bonariensis isolate fOdoBon6 chromosome 19, fOdoBon6.hap1, whole genome shotgun sequence genome includes the window ATGACAAATGTTGCAAAAGTGAGTATATCAGCAAGAGCAGTTTGAATCTCACCTGGCGATTGATAATAACTGGATTAATGTTTGCCAGACCCAGAAGGCTCACAGATATGTCACAGTGGAGATGGATGGACCTTCACCTGCTGTGGTTCTGAATCTCTGTAACATCTGAAAACGTGCAGCTTTCAGCAGAGTGAATGCTTTGATATGAGGCTGCTTACGGTTCACTTTGTTAGAGGCAAGTGTTCAACACAGTGCAGTGATGTGAGCTTGTGTTAGCAGCGGGCATGTTCAGTGTGACTTCATCTGATCTGATAAGCAGTGACGCAGTTAGAGGCTTTTAAAAAACTACCCAAACtgattgttttctttccttctgaGACAGACTTGATGGGGCTGTGCTGTCTCTTCCTCCTTATCAACACGTGTAACTCTCTTTAGTCCCCTGCAGAAGACCTCAACTTTCTCTGCGCTGCCATCAGAGAGCTCACAGGCTCCTCCTCCATCAAACACCAGCCATGTTGTTATGTTCACAGATAAAGGAAGAATTTCAATGAACACAGAATTTATGATTAaactatattttatttttattggcactgcacaaaaaacacacaaaacccaACAATCAGATGAGTATAGCAAAGGATTATTTTCTCTGAGCTTCTGTCAGTATGGGTGTGTGAGTCTATCTTGTGGCAGCGTACACCACATGTGTCTCCAGCTCTCTGTCTTGCACCGGCCTTCTGCTCCTTTCTGCTTTGGGACGGAAACCCACTGCTGCATAGTTCAGGGCCTCAGAGGGCATCTGTAAATGTGACAGCCACTAAGTAAACAACCTAATATAtgattattaaaaaaacaagatcTAATTAAATCAGGGGGTGATTACCTCACTGTGTTGTGGATTCTGTTTGTCACTTTGAGCTGAATGACAACAACAGTTAATCTGGTCGGTTATTTGTTTCACAGCTCAGCGTTTGTAAATGTTCTAAATCTCCAACTAAAATGAAAACTTGCCTGTATGAAATGTCCTGATTCTGACAACCAGGCAGATGATGATTATTACAAGGAAAATGGTTCCACCGCCCAGGATTATGATCAGCTGCTTTGTTGAGACAGCTACGATTTGTACACAGCAGCATTGGTTTGGAATCAATTGACAGTGACTGAAATATTAATTACATCAATCTTACCTTGAACCTGTAAATGTGTTGCACTGAAAATGACTGAGAGTCCATCTTTGTAACGTCCACAGAAATACAGTCCAGAGTCGGAGAAATCCACTTGTTTGATATTCAGAAAAAGGTTTGTGGTGTTGGATGTCATCTTAAATTTACTCTTTGGAAATCCATCACAAAGTGAAGCATTGGACTCAGAACTGTACATATATGAGATGCGGCTGGCATTGGGTCTGTTCGCCAGTTTGAACCAAAAGATGTGAGTAATAATGCTGCTAAAGTTGGAGCACAGCAGTGTGACTTCTGCACCAGGCTGGACCTCCACAGTGTCAAACTCCGACACTGACGCAGAGATCCAACCTGAAacaaaccaacagatgaagcattCATGAAGTCAAAATTCAACCAGAACGAAGTAATCACgatacagaaaaaataaatcgtacaaataaaaacatgttggtGTACTTACTGAAGCTGCAGAGCAAAGCCAGCATCAAGGTGAAGCTCATCATTGTGCACACGACAGGACTCTGTCAGTGTGATGTTAGAAAGTGAACTGTGCTCCAGTTACTGTAGTCACTGTAAGGAGGTGGGCTGTTCTTTCAGCTATCCAACCGCTCACGCTGACACTGAGAATGATTTTAAGAAAACAGTTACAAACTAAAACTTGTACGAAAACATAATCATTTCCTTGTATAATAATGCTTTGGTTAATCCACATAATGTTGAGCTAAAGGTTTAAACACTAGAAAAGATTTATAAAACTGTACAGAAAATACTTCAGTTGGACATTTAATGCTTGATCTTTAATGCCGATTATTCTTAACTGGTAACAACATTATTGATGAGTATTGAGTTTTAATTTCATCATTGTAAAATTAAACTATTAAGAAATCTTCTTTGGTTATAATTTTTATAAAGCAGACttactttcaaacacacatgagTCGACCATACACTCAGATCTCTTAAAGTCCAGCAGTGAATAGCTCAAAGAAAATATTCATACCCTTGAAAATGAACTTTAATAGTGCTAAAGTTAAGTCATTTATAGACTTGGCAACAGCAAAACTGTATTTAGAACTTTCAACTGCTGTGGTTTTGAAAATATaacatctgaaaatgttcagcCTTCAGCAGAGCGAATGCTTTGATATGAGGCTGAGCAGAAGTCACCCTGCAAGAAGAAAGTGTTCAATACAGAGTCGTGATGTGAGTTTGAATGTGCTAAATGTGACGCTTTGAGGTTTTAAGCTCCTGAAGACTTCAGTACATGTTGCTCTTCTAAATGAAATAACAGTGTTGGTAGCTTTTAGTAGTGCAGTTCCATTGTTAGGTTGACCTGTCTTTATAATCAACTTGTGTTACTATTTCACATCTGTCAAACAATattatctttggcatttttcattCATACAACTTAAGACTGAAGAAAAGCTATATAaggccttcagaaagcctggaaaactatAAAAACATTTCTCGGATCAACTATCATGCAGCTCAACTTTCATGCAGCTGCAGCCCTCTCCTCCCCATTTCCACCTCCTCCAGATGCCAGAGGAACCTTCTCTAAAGTCTCTGTCAACTCCTAACTGCTCATCCATCACCAGATTCCACAACAAACCAAACTCATTAGATCTGGGATTACCCAACACCGGTGGAACAACTATTTTGTGGTACTATAATTTGTAGTTTATCTGGTCTACGATGACACCAAACATCTTTCAGAGTTCAGCAGCTTACTCCATTTGTTTTTTACGATCTGGCTTGTTGGATGCAAAACATAAAAGggagacttaaagggataatccggagtaaaatgcactttagatcaatttacgggatgttgggagtacatacgttgagttgacatcaaaatcatgtcatgttttgagaatttcgatttgaccgtttttggcaaaaagtcgttagcctggaagtgatgagggcatatcgtatcgccgctacaaaacgctatttttatacctcttctacagctccaaacaacataacacttacgtggtagtgagtagagggtccctaaagccaaagcGAAGTGTCcagaggtcttcatgtggtcggacatagagtccagaatgaatttaatcaaggcagtacctttccggaaatgttgctgctgcacctgccgctaagaccgtggtgaagttggtttgatattggacaTTCGACAGAAATGAATACAAAATAGAGTGTGCATTCAATTGGTGTacaaaaaggtgtgtgtggttggtactAAACTCACTAGGTCAcaaggcttgggaggtattggaaaaaaaagacaccttatttccttattgtgaatatctgtcgaatatccaatattcGATCCAAAAGCAGACAGTGAAAGCAAAAAACATTGCCTGTGGATGGAGAGTAAACTAGCCAGTCCCTCGGGACATGCTCTCCGTTGCGCATGGAGTGAGTGAACAGGGCTTTACTTAAGCGTCGCTTATTTGACTTAAAGATACGCTAAGATGCGGCAAAGGAGACATCTTTATTTTGACACTGAAGTGATGCTTTCACACCCTTGTCAACCCAGTAGCGTTGCAAGTCCCCCTTTACTGAACCCCAGCATGCAACATCAGTAGATGGAGAAGTGGATGATAATGATACTGACTCTGGCTCATTTGTGTCACTGTCACTGATGGCATCATCGTTAACAGATGTGGAGTCGTGTTCGCATGCTTTTTCTACCGACACTGTGTTGGTGGCAGCAGTCAAAGTTGCATCGGTCTCGGAGTTAGCATTAGCAGGCAAACTCGTGTCAATAGATGTACCAGGTTCAGGTTGATGGTCATCATCCTTGCAGGAGACACTTTTGAAAAAACTTGATAGTTTCGGAATTTTGTTGATTATTTCATCCTGTCGCTCTCTTTTATGCTGtgcttgctttcttttttttgcgcCGCTATCATGTTTTCTAATTGCCTCATGAGACATGGCGAATAATTGTATTCTTATTGGCAGTGGGGAATGCTTAGGGGACAGTGGCTGCACATGGTAGGCTTCCATACGGGTGGCGAAAAGTATCAAAATTATGATCAGACAGAACGAACAATGGAATCGATGGTTCTATAATTAGAACGTCTAAAAATAGCGTTTCATATTTCCTGATCTCGCTACGTCCGAGGCCCCCCCTAGTGTCAAGGCCCGGGGCTGCAGCACCGCCTGCACCATAGGATAATGCGTCCTTGCTGGTCGGCCCTGGTCACACATCTCATTGGATGTTGTTACTGGAGTGCCCCCTATCCCAAGTTAAAACCACCATACTCACCATTATTGATCGCTTTTCCAAGTCAGCTAATTTCATTCCCCTGGATAAACTCCCCTCTGCTGCTGAAACCGCTGACTTGCTTGTTAATCATGTTTTCTGTCTCCATGGCATCCCAGCTGAGGTGGTGTCCAACTGGGGACCCCGGTTCGTCTCTCAGGTATGGCTAACCTTCTGCAATGCTCTAGGTGCCAAGGTTTCCCTCAGTTCTGGTTATCAGCCTCAGTCTAATGGACAGACGGAACGACTGAATCAGGAGCTTGAGGCCGTACTCCGCTGCGTTTCCACTAACAACCCCTCTTCCTAGAGTCAACATTTACCTTGGATCGAATATGCTCATAACTCTTACATCCTCTGCCACAGGTCTGTCACCATTTGAAGCATCACTTGGATACCAACCACCACTGTTCCCTGAGGGGGGGAGGGATTTGGAGGTCCCCTCCATTCAGCATCATTTCCAGCGCAGTCACCGCATATGGACCCAGACCCAGGGACCCACTGTGGAACGTCATCGCTGTCTTGCGGACCGTCACCATATTCCTGCTCCTCAATACATCCCCGGCCAAAGAGTCTAGTTAGCCGCAAAGGACATACCACTAAAATCCACCTCCAAAAAACTGGCTCCCAAATACAATGGCCCCTTTGAAATACACTCCATCATTAACACTTCGGCCATTTGCCTTAAGCTCCCTGCTTCCATGCGCATCCATCCCAAGTTCAATGTTCCTTTGATTAAACCATTATCTTCCAGTCCAGTAGCCCTTGCCCTCTCTCCCTTCGTACTGTTTTCCACGTAACTGCCTCGCCTTTATCCTGGATATCCCCGCCGGCTATTTCCAACAACCTGCCTGCTCGGCTCCAAAACCGACACAGCCAGCCCCATTCCCTTATTCACGGACTTCCTCCTTCTCATAAATAAAGACTATTTACTTCTTTTGGATTATCTCCCACCATTACGGAGGATCCCTCTAATCCTCTCCCTCTTCCTGCAGAATCTCCAAGTGTCTGGATCCTACCCCGACTATCTACCCCAACTAATTCTAATAAATCCTTTTACCCGCATCTTATCCAGTCTGTAGTTGAGTCCGAATTCTTTGATGGCCTGGGATAAAGCCGTGACAGAAACGACACCTGACATGACGTCTTACTCTTCCACGGGCAAACCACCTGTACACCCTTCAGTGCTGTCTGCCCCTGCTTTACACCAACAGGCAACTCCTGTCTCTCGGTGAGAGAGAAATCTAGCAAAAAAAGTTTTGAGGGGCTGATCGACAGTGAACAAGGACTTCTGTGGCAGACTCTGGCGGACAAAGCCCCGCAAGAAATGCAACAGGTTGGAAGTATTGAGCCTTCCTCTATCGTCTGGGCTTAACCAGTTTTCATGGTCCCAAAAAAGGTGAAAGTGTCATGTTGCCTTTAAGTTTTCAGACCCACATGCAGAATCAACACGGAAAACCAGTAGATTTGAATGCTTTATTGCTGGGACAACAGGGATCCCGAAAACAGGACAAGGGATGTTAAATGGTGGTGAAGTCTGAGGAAGGGAAGCAGACGGATTAGCGGTTGTAGATGGGTCTTTAGCAGATGACTGAAGGATAAGCTTACTTGGTTGTTGAAGGGGGGGAGACGTGGACGGGGTAGAAGATAGATGTGGAAGGTCTGCAGAAGGTTCCCTTGGTGGTCCAAGGAGGGGTGAGAGGAGTCCGGGAGGATAAGGTCTGCTGGAGGCGTCGCGCTGGAGAGTGGGCAGACAGAGGAAGGAGGTATGAGACAGCTGTTTGCTAGTTGCGTCTTTGCGGGAAGGTTGAGGACAGACTGGGCTCTCGGATTGttctggaggaaaaaaacaggtTCCACATGAAAGTGCACAAGAAGTTCAGGATTCACAAGAATGCAAAAATCTTATTCGACAACTCGATACAGGTTCTGGCTGGAAGTACCGTCTGGGTAAATCATCTGGCGACGCGAGGTGATCATCCTTCTTCTTTTAAGCACCAGCCAGCTTGATGATGGATTGGCCTCAGGTGTGCAACCACTCAGAACTGGCTCACTCTCCAGTGAAGATCCTCTCTACAGCCAGATCGCTCACTCACCCAAAAACATCAAATCCTAACAGAAAGATGACTAGAGGTTCTGTGTGCACTTTAGGCCACTTGACAAGGTGACAGAAAAAGATCAATTTCCCCTCACCCGCATAGATGAGACGGTAGAAAACTGTTGAGGGAAAACTGTACAAGGAATCCTGCTCTTAAACCTGTGAAAAGACAGTAATATACTCCATGCTGGTGTTACCACTATCTCGGACAGGACCCCTAGATCTGGCCCCGAAACAAGCTGGTCTGACAGACAGAGGCGAATTGCGACCAACTTCTTTACATACATGCTTGAGTTCGTTGAGAAGAACATTGCTGCTTTCGGGATGCAGTTTCTTTCATGTAATGGCCATTTACCACATAATGTGGGATCAGTTTACATATGAAACCTTCCTGAATTTCAACCACAAAAAAGGGTCGAGAGATTCATTTTGTGCCCTCTTTCCTTCCCTCTCCATCACctatttaaaagaataaacatcagaCTGGCTCAAAAACTAAACTATTAACTCaaaagtttacttttttttgcatgtttttgaaTACCAATAGCAATACCATTAATGGCCCCCCATATTAGACATGGGGCTTGAAACAGAATCGATTCATGATCATGGTCACTGATAAATTGAAACTCAAATACTTAACAgttaatagcaaaaataaataaagatgtttTTGAGCGTTTATGTTGAAGAGAGGTGAGAGGAAATCTTCCTGTggttcgaatgttgttttcattgTCTGCTGCTACAGTGGAAAAAAGTAATGTTCGTTGGTGAAGAGGAAAGCTTGATGTTATTCGGCTGTGGTCAGATCATACTGTGCTGTCTCTTCCTCTTAATCAACACGCGTAACTCTCTTTTTATTCCGCTGCAGAAGCCCTCAACTTTCTCTGCGCTGCCATCAGAGGCTCCACCTTCATGAAACACCAGCCATGTTGTTATGTTCACAGATAAATGAAGAATTTCAATGAACACAGAATTTATGATTAAACTACATTGTCTTTTTATTGGCACTGCAATTCATCCAAACGCAAAAAACCCAACATCAGATGAGTATAACAAAGGATTATTTTCTCTCTGAGCTTCTGTCAGTATGGGTGTGTGAGTCTATCTTGTGGCAGCGTACACCACATGTGGCTCCAGCTCTCTGTCTTGCACCGGCCTTCTGCTCCTTTCTGCTTTGGGACGGAAACCCACTGCTGCATAGTTCAGGGCCTCAGAGGGCATCTGTAAATGAAAGTAGTTACAGTCACTAAGTAAACCACCTAATATAtgattattaaaaaaacaagatatAATTAAATCAGGGGGTGATTACCTCACTGTATTGTGGATTCTGTTTGTCACTTTGAGCTGAATGACAACAACAGTTAATCTGGTCGGTTATTCGTTTCACAGCTCAGCGTTTGTAAATGTTCTAAATCTccaacaaaaatgaaaacttaCCTGTATGAAATGTCCTGATTCTGACAACCAGGCAGATGATGATTATTACAAGGAAAACGGTTCCACCGCCCAGGATTATGATCAGCTGCTTTGTTGACCAATTAAACACATCTACAGGAGAGACAGCTACAATTTGTACACAGCAGCATTGGTTTGGAATCATTTGACAGTGACTGAAATATTAATTACATCAATCTTACCTCGAACCTGTAAATGTGTTGCACTGAAAATGATTGAGAATCCATCTGTCTTACATCCACAGAAATACAGTCCAGAGTCGGAGAAATCCACTTGTTTGATATTCAGAAAAAGGTTTGTGGTGTTGGATGTCATCTTAAATTTACTCTTTGGAAATCCATCACAAAGTGAAGCATTGGACTCAGAACTGTACATATATGAGATGCGGCTGGCATTGGGTCTGTTCGCCAGTTTGAACCAAAAGATGTG containing:
- the LOC142369389 gene encoding uncharacterized protein LOC142369389; this translates as MMSFTLMLALLCSFSWISASVSEFHTVEVQPGEEVTLLCSNFSSIIIHIFWFKLANRPNASRISYMYSSESNASLCDGFPKSKFKMTSNTTNLFLNIKQVDFSDSGLYFCGCKTDGFSIIFSATHLQVRDVFNWSTKQLIIILGGGTVFLVIIIICLVVRIRTFHTAQSDKQNPQYSEMPSEALNYAAVGFRPKAERSRRPVQDRELEPHVVYAATR